A stretch of the Lolium perenne isolate Kyuss_39 chromosome 3, Kyuss_2.0, whole genome shotgun sequence genome encodes the following:
- the LOC127326943 gene encoding uncharacterized protein isoform X1 produces the protein MDASWASLFPASFLFLLVKAVLDAVHLHDGQLVRLLLPLVAMTAAKHSTFPAGPPPPQQAGVSFNSPLKLSSSDQSLFCVLDWMVFRNRERYLLISNRSTCFFPDRITKW, from the exons ATGGACGCGAGCTGGGCGAGCTTGTTCCCTGCCTCGTTTCTTTTCCTCCTAGTCAAGGCCGTTCTCGACGCTGTCCATCTCCACGACGGCCAGCTTGTCCGCCTCCTGTTGCCGCTCGTTGCCATGACCGCCGCCAAGCACTCGACCTTCCCCGCTGGTCCGCCCCCTCCGCAACAAGCCGGCGTCTCCTTCAACTCCCCG CTGAAACTATCTTCATCAGATCAAAGCCTATTCTGCGTCTTGGATTGGATGGTGTTCAGAAATCGCGAGCGCTACCTTTTGATCAGCAACCGGAG cacttgcttcttcccggataggatcacgaagtggtga